TCGACCGGCTCGATCGCGATGCCCACGGGGCGACGCCGGTCGACGACCGCCACGCCGAGGCCGGGCACGGCGGCCGCATCGGCGTGCCAGCGCCCGCCCGACGCGGTCGTCGGGTAGCCCACGACCGGCGCCACGTGGCGGGCGCCGCAGTCGGGGCACGACCAGTCGAGCTCGATGTCGTCGGACGGCACCTCCGCGCGGTCGGCGAGCAGCGCGCGCAGCACGGCCGTCGCCGAGGGCGCACGGCGGGCCGTGCGGTAGGCGAAGACGCTCGGCCCGCGCTCGCCGAGCTCCAGCCGCTCGCCGTCCTGCGAGGCATCCATCGCTCCATCTTGCCGTGTCGGCGACGTGGCGCACGTACGCGGGCGCATCCATCCACCGCATCACCCGACCCGCATGCGCCCGCGAGTAGGGTCGTCGCGTGACCGCACCGAGCGCACGCCGCGCGACCCGCCCCGGATTCGTCTACTTCCTCGTGCGCGGGATCCTGCGGCCGCTGGCGCTGCTGGTGTACCGGCCGACGATCACCGGGCGCGAGCACGTGCCGCGCACCGGCCCGGTCGTCATCGCGAGCAACCACCTCTCGCTGATCGACAGCATCGTCATCCCCATCGTCGCGCCGCGCCCCGTGCAGTTCCTCACCAAGTCGGACTACTTCACGGGAACCGGCGTCTCGGGGTGGATCTCCCGTGCGTTCTTCGAGGCCATCGGCGCGGTCGCCGTCGAGCGGGGCGCCGGCTCGCAGGCGCAGGCCGCCCTGGACCGCGGCCGCGACGTGCTCGAGTCGGGCAGCGCGTTCGCGATCTACCCGGAGGGCAGCCGCTCGACCGACGGCCTGCTCTACCGCGGCCGCACGGGCGTCGCCTGGCTCTCGCTCGCCACCGGCGCGCCGGTCGTGCCGGTCGGCCTCATCGGCACCGAGGCCATCCAGCCCGTGGGCACGAGGTGGCCCCGGGTGCGGCCGGTCGAGGTGCACTTCGGCCCGCCGATCGTGCCCGACGCGGAGGCGTCCGAGACCTCCGGGCGTGCGCGCCGTGAACTCACCGAGCAGGTCATGGCGGGCATCCACGCGCTCTCGGGGCAGGAGCTCGCGGGCCGGTACAACGACCGGCCGATGGCCGCCTGAGCGCGTCCCGACCGATTCACGGGTCGCGCGGGTAGGGTTCGCTCGATGCCGATGAGATCGCTCGTCGTGGCCTGCATCGCCGTCGCGGTGCTGGTGACGACCGCAGGATGCACGGCGGAGGCGCCGGAGCCACCGCCGGTGCCCCGCTACGCGAGCCTGCTCCCCGACCCCGACCCCGACGACTTCGACCCGGGCCTCATCGTCAGCGACGACAGCTTCTACAACGCCGACGCGATGACCGCGACGCAGGTGCAGGACTTCCTCGAGTCCCACCGCTGCCTGCCGCGCGACGGCGTGCCCTGCCTCGCCGAGTACCGCGAGGACACCCCCGACAAGGCCGCGGTCGAGGCCGGCCACTGCACCGCGTACGACGGCACCCGGCGCGAGCTCGCGTCGACGATCATCGCCAAGGTCGCGCGGGCCTGCGGGGTCAGCCCGCGCGCGCTGCTCGTGCTGCTGCAGAAGGAGCAGTCGCTCGTCACCCATCCGTCGGCCTACGGCTACGAGCGGGCGACCGGCTACGCCTGCCCCGACGGCGCCGACTGCGACACCCGGTACTTCGGGTTCTTCAACCAGGTCTACGCGGCGGCCTGGCAGTTCCGGCAGTACACCCAGTACACCTCGCGCACCTACGAGGTCGGCGGCAACCGGGTGCGCTACAACCCCGACCCCGACTGCGGCGCGTCCTTCATCGTGATCCGGAACCAGGCGACCGCGGGCCTGTACAACTACACGCCGTACCAGCCGAACGAGGCGACCCTCGACGACCCGGGCTCCGGCGACGGATGCTCCGCCTGGGGCAACTTCAACTTCTGGCGCATCTGGCACCGGTGGTTCGGCGACCCGCTCCTCGAGCGGTTCGACGCGTTCTTCCCGCCCTGCGCCAACCTCGCCGACGGCCAGCCCTGCCCGTTCGAGCCGGCGTGGCCGCTCGGCACGCTCGGGCGCGGCTGAGCCGGCGTGGCGAGCGGTCAGTCGGCGACGACGACCTCGGGCTCGTGGTGCACCGGGAAGGCGACGGATGCCGCGATGAAGCACTTCTCCGAGGCCTCTGCGTGCAGCGTGGCCGCGAGCTCGGCCATCCCGGCGTCGCGCACGACGACCCGCGGGTGCAGCGTGACCTCGGTGAACGCGCCGCCGCCGCGTGCGTCGGTGCGCATCGTGCCGGTGGCGCGGTCGGTGTAGCCGACGACCACGACGCCGTGGTTCGTCGCGACGTGCAGGTACGAGAGCATGTGGCACTCGCTGAGCGCGCCGACGAGCAGCTCCTCGGGGTTCCAGCGCTCGCGGTCGCCGTGGAACGTGCGGTCCGACGACCCCTCGATCGGATGCAGCTTGCCGGCCGCCTCGAGCCGGTTCGCGCGCCCGTAGGCGCGGTAGTGCGACGTGCCCTCGCCGCGGTCCCCCAGCCACTCGAGGCCGACCTCGTATCGGTGCAGGTCCTTCATCGGGCCATCCTCGCACGCGACGACCGCCGCCGTCCCGTGGGCGGCACCCGGCCCGCCCGGCGGTAGGCTGGGGCCACCATGACTGACACCATCGACGCGCCCGCATCCGGGGCCGCGGCACCCGTCTTCACCATCCCGCAGGAGCGACGGATCGTCACCGCGATCCCCGGCCCCAGGTCGCAGGAGCTGCACGCCCGACGCCTCGAGGTCGTCTCCGCCGGCGTCTCGTCGGTGCTGCCGGTGTACATCGCGCGCGCCAACGGCGCCGTGCTCGAGGACGTCGACGGCAACCGCTTCCTCGACTTCGGCGCGGGCATCGGCGTGACGACGGTCGGCCACACCGAGGCGTCCGTCGTGGCCGCCGCGGCCGGCCAGCTGCAGGACGTCATCCACACCCTCTTCACCATCACGCCCTACGAGGAGTACGTACGGGTGGCCGAGTGGCTCGCGAAGCTCACCCCCGGCGACTTCGCCAAGCGCTCGGTGCTCGTGAACTCGGGCGCCGAGGCAGTCGAGAACGGCGTGAAGATCGCCCGCCGGTTCACCCGGCGTCGCGCGGTGGCGGTGCTCGACCACGCGTACCACGGCCGCACCAACCTCACGATGGCCATGAACTACAAGGCGCACCCGTACGCGACCGGGTACGGCCCGCTCGCCGGCGACGTGTACCACGCACCGGGCTCCTACCCGTACCGCGACGGGCTGAGCGGGGCGGATGCCGCGAAGCGCACGATCTCCTACCTCGAGAAGGCCGTCGGGGCGACCGACCTCGCGTGCCTCGTGGTCGAGCCCATCCAGGGCGAGGGCGGGTTCATGGTGCCCGCCGACGGCTACCTGCCCGCGCTGCAGGAGTGGTGCACGGCCAACGACGTCGTCATGATCGCCGACGAGATCCAGAGCGGCATGGCCCGCACCGGCCGGGTGTTCGCGAGCGAGCACTTCGACTGGGTGCCCGACCTCGTGCTCTCGGCCAAGGGCATCGCGGGCGGGCTGCCGCTCGCCGCGGTCACGGGTCGCGCCGAGATCATGGACGCGTCGCAGCCCGGCGGGCTCGGCGGCACCTTCGGCGGCAACCCGGTCGCCTGCGCGGCGGCGATCGCCGTGTTCGAGGCGATCGACCGGGGCGAGCTGCTCGCGGCCGGCGCGCGCATCGAGGCGGCGCTCACGGCCGGTCTCGAGGGCCTGCGCGAACGCTACGACATCATCGGCGACGTGCGCGGCCGGGGCGCGATGCAGGCGATCGAGCTGGTTCAGCCGGGTACCGCGGAGACCACGAAGGAGCCGAACCCCGAGGCCGTGCAGGAGCTGATCGCCTTCGCCGCCGAGCGGGGCGTGCTCTTCCTCTCGGCGGGCACGTTCGGCAACGTGCTGCGCTTCCTGCCGAGCCTGGCGGTGACCGACGAGCTCGTCGCCGACGCGCTCTCGGTGCTGGACGACGCCTTCGCCGCGCTGGGCTGAGCCGTGGCGGGCACCTTCAGCGTCGCCGACGCGGTCGAGCTGGCCGTCGTCGAGCGCAGCGGCTTCGTCGAGTCCCGCCACGCGGGCTCGGCCATCGTGCTCTCCCCCGAGGGCGAGGTCGTGCGCACGCTGGGCGACGTCACCACGCCGATCTTCCCGCGCTCGAGCCTGAAGCCGTTCCAGGCCGTCGCCGTCATGTCGGCGGGCGTGAACCTGCGCGGCGAGGACGCGGCGATCGCGACCGCGAGCCACAGCGGCACGGCCGCGCACGTGGCGCTCGTGCGCGGGCTGCTCGGCCGCGCGGGCATCGCCGCGTCGATGCTCGCCTGCCCGCCGCAGAAGCCGTCCGACCCCGACGCGCGCGACCGGCTCGCCCGCGCGGGCGGCGGCGCCGAGCGCATCACCATGAACTGCTCGGGCAAGCACGCCGCGATGCTGCTCGCGTGCGCCGCCAACGACTGGCCGCTCGAGGGCTACCTCGACCCGGAGCACCCGGTGCAGCGGCGGATCCTCGACGTCGTCGAGCGGCTCACGGGCGAGCGCCCGGCCGCGACCGGCGTCGACGGCTGCGGCGCGCCCGTGCACGCCCTCTCGCTCGAGGCGCTCGGCCGGGGCATCCAGCGCATCACGACGTCGTCCGCGTCGTCGCCGTTCGCGCTCTACCGCGAGGCGAGCGCGCTGACCGAGGCCGTGCGCGCGAACGGGTGGGTGGTGGCCGGCCCCGGTCAGCCCGACTCGATCGTGATCGACCGGCTGGGCGTGTTCGCCAAGCACGGTGCGGAGGGCGTGATGGTGATGACCGCGCCCGACGGCACGACGACCGCGTTGAAGGTGCTCGACGGCAGCCGTCGCGCGTCGACCGCGGTCGCGCTGCGCCTGCTGGCCGCCGCGGGCGCGCTCCAGGCCGACGCCGTCGAGGACGCGACGGCCGAGCTCGACCTCTCGGTGCTCGGCGGCACCGCCCGGGTCGGCAGCATCCGCGCCACCGTCTGACGCCGGGCGCCCCGAGGCGGGCTCAGCGTTCCGGCCACGCGCGGCGATGCACCGCGCGGCCCGGCTCCCGGCACCAGATGGTGCCCGTGCCCGGGTCGAGCAGGGGCGGAAGCGTGCGATCGCCGGTCAGCGCCCGCAGGTTGGACGGCATGCCGTCCGCGAGCAGGACGACCTCCTCGCGATGCGCGGCGACGAGGCTCCAGCTCGACGCCCAGGCGGCCGCGTCGCCGACGAGGAGCCGCGCCTCCGCGCCGCCCGAGGCGAGCAGGTCGGCCGTCGCGCCGCGCGAGAGCGGGTCGCCCGGATCGAGCTGCACGACGCGCCCGCCCGTCGCCGCCCGCCAGCGATCGGCGAACGCGCGCGGCGCGTCGGTGCACGCGAACGCGACGCCCTGCCCCGGCGGTTCCGGCGGCGCCTCGGGACGATCGCCGCGACCGGGGCGTTCGCGCGCGTGTCGACCGCGGGCGGGCTGCGCGCGATGCCGCGCGCGGAAGCGCAGGCCGCGCCACTGCCCCGAGCCGGGCGGCTCGTCGGGCGCCCACAGCGCGGGGTCGCCGCCGGCCGCCCGGACATCGGCCGCGCTCGGCAGGCGAAGCAGCAGGGTCTCTCGGAACAGCCCGGCGATCCGCGGCGACAGCGCCGCGCCCGGCAGCTGACGCACCGCCGCGGCGACGGGGATCGTGCGCGTGCGGAGGAGCCGTTCGAGCGCGCGCACGCCCTCGAGCCGGTACTCGTCGCCCCAGCCGTCGAACAGGTCGTCGAGGTCGTCGATGACGACCGCGAGCGGCGTCGGGCCCTGCGTCCGCTGCAGCACGTCCCAGACGAGGCTGCGCGGGGATCGCGGCGAGAGCTCCGCGACGGCGTGCTCCGCCCGGAGGCCTGCGGTGACCACGGCCAGCACGTCGCTCCGGCCGCTCGCGACGGCGCCGGCGACGAGCAGCGCGCCGGAGCGGGCGTCCCACTCCGCGACGACGTGCCGCTGGCGATCCACGTCGTCGCCCAGGCCGAGGGAGATCCGACCGGGCCCGGACGCGCCCCGGTCCGCGGACTCGAGGTGCTCGGGCAGCACGACCGGCGGCAGCTCCGGCGCCCAGGGC
This portion of the Agromyces rhizosphaerae genome encodes:
- a CDS encoding 4'-phosphopantetheinyl transferase superfamily protein; translation: MDASQDGERLELGERGPSVFAYRTARRAPSATAVLRALLADRAEVPSDDIELDWSCPDCGARHVAPVVGYPTTASGGRWHADAAAVPGLGVAVVDRRRPVGIAIEPVDLVDHAAIDVAAFHPTERAGLDALGDDERRVARAGLWARKAALLRAVGHSRFLEPARIALTMPDDGPGRIERSVPEFDALGAVPEFHGIPVPGGWVAAVAVLG
- a CDS encoding lysophospholipid acyltransferase family protein, with amino-acid sequence MTAPSARRATRPGFVYFLVRGILRPLALLVYRPTITGREHVPRTGPVVIASNHLSLIDSIVIPIVAPRPVQFLTKSDYFTGTGVSGWISRAFFEAIGAVAVERGAGSQAQAALDRGRDVLESGSAFAIYPEGSRSTDGLLYRGRTGVAWLSLATGAPVVPVGLIGTEAIQPVGTRWPRVRPVEVHFGPPIVPDAEASETSGRARRELTEQVMAGIHALSGQELAGRYNDRPMAA
- a CDS encoding OsmC family protein, whose product is MKDLHRYEVGLEWLGDRGEGTSHYRAYGRANRLEAAGKLHPIEGSSDRTFHGDRERWNPEELLVGALSECHMLSYLHVATNHGVVVVGYTDRATGTMRTDARGGGAFTEVTLHPRVVVRDAGMAELAATLHAEASEKCFIAASVAFPVHHEPEVVVAD
- the gabT gene encoding 4-aminobutyrate--2-oxoglutarate transaminase, whose translation is MTDTIDAPASGAAAPVFTIPQERRIVTAIPGPRSQELHARRLEVVSAGVSSVLPVYIARANGAVLEDVDGNRFLDFGAGIGVTTVGHTEASVVAAAAGQLQDVIHTLFTITPYEEYVRVAEWLAKLTPGDFAKRSVLVNSGAEAVENGVKIARRFTRRRAVAVLDHAYHGRTNLTMAMNYKAHPYATGYGPLAGDVYHAPGSYPYRDGLSGADAAKRTISYLEKAVGATDLACLVVEPIQGEGGFMVPADGYLPALQEWCTANDVVMIADEIQSGMARTGRVFASEHFDWVPDLVLSAKGIAGGLPLAAVTGRAEIMDASQPGGLGGTFGGNPVACAAAIAVFEAIDRGELLAAGARIEAALTAGLEGLRERYDIIGDVRGRGAMQAIELVQPGTAETTKEPNPEAVQELIAFAAERGVLFLSAGTFGNVLRFLPSLAVTDELVADALSVLDDAFAALG
- a CDS encoding asparaginase, giving the protein MAGTFSVADAVELAVVERSGFVESRHAGSAIVLSPEGEVVRTLGDVTTPIFPRSSLKPFQAVAVMSAGVNLRGEDAAIATASHSGTAAHVALVRGLLGRAGIAASMLACPPQKPSDPDARDRLARAGGGAERITMNCSGKHAAMLLACAANDWPLEGYLDPEHPVQRRILDVVERLTGERPAATGVDGCGAPVHALSLEALGRGIQRITTSSASSPFALYREASALTEAVRANGWVVAGPGQPDSIVIDRLGVFAKHGAEGVMVMTAPDGTTTALKVLDGSRRASTAVALRLLAAAGALQADAVEDATAELDLSVLGGTARVGSIRATV